In the genome of Candidatus Nitrosotenuis sp. DW1, one region contains:
- a CDS encoding Asp-tRNA(Asn)/Glu-tRNA(Gln) amidotransferase subunit GatC, whose amino-acid sequence MIHLVTKEDIEHVAKLMRIDIDSPDEYFERIQKIMNYFDILDKADIESEEIPVQEVTVSELREDQFIPFESKLITNLKNYKGTFVRAPKMN is encoded by the coding sequence GTGATACATTTGGTAACCAAAGAAGACATAGAACACGTTGCAAAATTAATGAGAATAGACATCGATAGCCCTGATGAATATTTTGAGCGAATCCAAAAGATAATGAATTATTTTGACATCCTAGACAAGGCAGACATCGAGTCGGAGGAAATCCCGGTTCAGGAGGTAACAGTAAGCGAACTCCGAGAGGACCAGTTCATTCCGTTTGAATCAAAACTCATTACCAATCTCAAAAACTACAAGGGAACTTTTGTCAGAGCACCAAAGATGAACTAA
- a CDS encoding NAD(P)/FAD-dependent oxidoreductase, translating into MEPNSQKRILILGGGFAGISVLQQLQKIFKNNKSVKISLVNEDNFFLFTPMLPEIASGIIHPSDISIPLRTFCKNEKFYQAKVSAIDMKNKLVAITRAFDGKVKVLDYDYLVIALGSTTNYFGNKRIEKNSFTMKTIQDAIAIKSHMIHMMEIADQEDDKTVQERLMTLVVVGGGFAGVETIGELNDFVKESARHFYRNIPQSNIKMVLVSAAKDGILPELDPDIAKKATESLQKAGIRIISNTKAVDAGDNFVFLGNGETIPCSTIIWTAGVTIDSVVSGLDCEHIAGKVVVDSHLRIPKYENVFVLGDCAAITDTKTGNLYPPTAQHALRESKIVSHNLKSAITGKDQDKEFNYESKGMMAVIGKRSGIASVFGYKISGTVAWVIWKTYYLTMLPTFEKKCRVALDWTVNLFFKRDITLVGKIKKKSLNEFNITTLDDVLFKDERQASEQKS; encoded by the coding sequence TTGGAACCAAATAGCCAAAAAAGGATCCTGATTTTGGGCGGAGGATTTGCAGGAATTTCAGTGCTGCAGCAACTGCAAAAAATCTTCAAAAACAACAAAAGCGTGAAAATCAGCCTTGTAAACGAGGATAATTTTTTCCTGTTCACGCCAATGCTGCCTGAAATCGCATCTGGGATAATACACCCAAGCGACATTTCGATTCCGCTGCGAACGTTTTGTAAAAATGAAAAATTCTACCAGGCCAAGGTATCTGCAATCGACATGAAAAACAAGCTTGTCGCAATAACCCGCGCATTTGACGGCAAGGTAAAGGTTCTCGATTATGATTATCTGGTAATCGCACTTGGAAGCACGACAAACTATTTTGGAAACAAGAGAATTGAAAAGAACTCTTTTACGATGAAGACAATCCAAGACGCAATTGCCATAAAGAGCCACATGATCCACATGATGGAGATAGCCGACCAGGAAGACGACAAGACAGTTCAAGAAAGACTCATGACTCTGGTGGTAGTCGGAGGCGGATTTGCGGGGGTGGAGACAATTGGCGAATTAAACGACTTTGTAAAAGAATCCGCACGGCATTTTTACCGAAACATTCCTCAAAGCAACATCAAGATGGTCCTGGTATCTGCTGCAAAAGACGGAATATTGCCTGAGCTTGATCCAGACATTGCAAAAAAGGCCACAGAGTCCCTACAGAAAGCAGGAATTAGAATAATTTCAAACACAAAGGCAGTTGATGCCGGAGATAATTTTGTGTTCTTGGGAAACGGCGAGACAATCCCGTGCAGCACGATAATTTGGACGGCAGGTGTTACAATTGATTCTGTCGTGTCAGGCCTTGATTGCGAGCACATTGCAGGCAAGGTAGTAGTTGACAGCCACCTAAGAATTCCAAAATATGAAAACGTGTTCGTGCTTGGAGACTGCGCCGCAATAACTGATACAAAAACAGGCAACCTCTATCCCCCAACAGCGCAGCATGCGTTGCGAGAAAGCAAGATCGTATCTCACAATCTAAAGTCAGCAATCACCGGAAAGGATCAGGATAAAGAATTCAACTACGAGAGCAAGGGGATGATGGCAGTGATTGGAAAAAGAAGTGGTATTGCATCTGTTTTTGGATACAAGATATCTGGCACGGTGGCATGGGTAATTTGGAAGACATACTATCTTACAATGCTTCCAACGTTTGAGAAGAAATGCAGAGTCGCCCTGGACTGGACAGTCAACTTGTTCTTTAAGCGAGACATCACACTTGTCGGCAAAATAAAGAAAAAATCGCTAAACGAGTTCAACATCACAACGCTTGACGACGTCTTGTTCAAAGACGAAAGACAGGCATCGGAGCAAAAGTCGTAA
- the gatA gene encoding Asp-tRNA(Asn)/Glu-tRNA(Gln) amidotransferase subunit GatA has translation MSLAISALEYISSVKNGSITAEEFVAKTLDQISKHEDRIHAFISINERALDQAKEIDKKIKAGEKVGAFYGMPVSIKDNISIKGGKTTCASKMLSDYVSPYDATVVSKLKSQDAILIGKANLDEFAMGVATEFSAFGPSKNPWNTDYVPGGSSGGSAASVSALECVASLGSDTGGSVRNPASFCSVVGLKPTYGLVSRYGLVSYANSIEQIGPIARKVEDVAFLLNHIAGKDQNDNTTIDNQNQDYLAGIDSGIQGKKIGVIKEMSRGAGLDKNVESAFWRAVDSFEKLGAKVEEMSLDMVEYTVATYYVLTTAEAGSNLSRYDNIRYGYPMDLEGYEFKSYISKARRNFGPEVTRRMIIGGFVPSAGFAGKYLLKALKVKSKLKRQVLEAFKKFDFLISPTVPILPFRFGEKIDDPLAMYMADINTVTANLTGIPAISVPFEIHNGLPIGVQIHANALQEKHLLQAAYSLQGTTNIPGVPL, from the coding sequence TTGAGTCTTGCAATTTCCGCCCTAGAGTACATCAGCAGCGTAAAAAACGGAAGCATCACTGCAGAGGAGTTTGTCGCAAAAACGCTTGACCAAATATCAAAACACGAAGACAGGATACACGCGTTTATCTCAATTAACGAAAGAGCACTTGATCAGGCAAAGGAGATAGATAAAAAAATAAAAGCAGGGGAAAAAGTTGGGGCATTCTACGGCATGCCAGTATCAATCAAGGACAACATATCAATCAAAGGTGGAAAGACAACATGCGCATCAAAGATGCTATCAGATTATGTGTCCCCGTATGACGCAACTGTCGTATCAAAGCTAAAGTCGCAAGACGCGATACTGATTGGAAAGGCAAACCTTGACGAGTTTGCAATGGGTGTCGCAACAGAATTTTCCGCATTTGGTCCAAGCAAAAACCCGTGGAACACAGATTATGTTCCAGGGGGATCGTCTGGAGGGAGCGCGGCATCCGTTTCAGCACTGGAATGTGTGGCATCTCTTGGCTCAGACACCGGAGGCTCGGTTAGAAATCCTGCAAGTTTCTGCTCAGTTGTCGGGCTCAAGCCAACATACGGCCTAGTTTCCCGATATGGGCTGGTATCATATGCAAACAGCATAGAGCAGATAGGCCCAATTGCAAGAAAGGTCGAAGACGTGGCGTTTTTACTAAACCACATCGCAGGAAAGGACCAAAACGACAACACCACAATTGACAATCAAAACCAGGACTATCTTGCAGGAATAGATTCAGGCATACAAGGAAAAAAGATAGGCGTCATAAAGGAAATGAGCCGTGGCGCAGGGCTTGACAAAAACGTAGAGTCGGCATTCTGGCGCGCAGTGGATTCGTTTGAAAAACTCGGGGCAAAAGTCGAGGAGATGTCACTAGACATGGTAGAGTACACGGTTGCGACATATTACGTTCTGACCACCGCAGAGGCAGGAAGCAACCTCTCAAGATATGACAACATACGGTACGGATACCCGATGGATTTGGAGGGATACGAGTTCAAATCATACATATCAAAGGCAAGAAGAAACTTCGGGCCGGAGGTAACAAGAAGAATGATCATAGGAGGGTTTGTCCCGTCAGCTGGGTTTGCAGGAAAATATCTGCTAAAGGCACTCAAGGTAAAGAGCAAACTAAAAAGACAAGTCCTAGAGGCATTCAAAAAGTTTGATTTTCTGATTTCCCCAACGGTTCCAATTTTGCCATTTAGATTTGGAGAAAAAATTGACGACCCGCTGGCAATGTACATGGCAGACATCAACACTGTCACTGCAAACCTGACTGGAATTCCGGCAATATCGGTCCCGTTTGAAATTCACAACGGCCTGCCAATAGGAGTGCAAATTCATGCAAACGCATTGCAGGAAAAACATCTCTTGCAGGCAGCATATTCATTGCAGGGAACGACGAACATTCCGGGAGTGCCGCTATGA
- the gatB gene encoding Asp-tRNA(Asn)/Glu-tRNA(Gln) amidotransferase subunit GatB — protein sequence MIGLEIHCQLTNLQSKLFCSCKANYREFEPNTNICPVCMGLPGSLPRLNQKAVEKASMIAMALNCKTPQRLGFFRKNYFYPDLPKNFQITQLNMYGPTSIGEQGKVSIEGKEIRIRRIQLEEDPGRLIYEGASERTQITLVDYNRAGTPLVEIVTEPDFDSPRQVRIFLNILSDLLENLGVSDPSLEGAMRADANVSIEGGLRVEVKNIGSFHDLEKSIHFELTRQQSLAERGIAIAQETRHWDDKRKITISSRSKEEDEDYRYILEGDIPWVIMDSESIEKWKKNMPESISSKKERYITKHSIPAQVADVLSSDKYYSDLFEQAHTESNAKEIANMITTDLMGLVDTREKREQSKLTPKHLADLIETINSGKITRSSAKNALQEIVKTGKSVSEIVSQTGLAKISDEGELAKIISDVMTQESAAVQQARENPQTINYLVGKVMQKTKGTADPTLTLKILKERISS from the coding sequence ATGATAGGACTAGAGATTCACTGCCAGCTGACAAATCTTCAAAGCAAGCTGTTTTGCTCGTGCAAGGCAAACTATAGGGAGTTTGAGCCAAACACGAACATTTGCCCAGTCTGCATGGGACTGCCAGGCTCCCTGCCAAGGCTGAACCAAAAGGCAGTCGAAAAGGCAAGCATGATTGCAATGGCACTAAACTGCAAGACGCCGCAGAGGCTTGGGTTTTTTAGGAAAAATTACTTTTACCCGGATTTGCCGAAAAATTTTCAGATTACCCAGCTCAACATGTATGGCCCAACAAGCATCGGCGAGCAGGGCAAAGTGTCAATTGAGGGAAAAGAAATCAGAATACGAAGAATCCAGCTAGAAGAAGATCCCGGAAGGCTGATTTACGAGGGGGCGTCTGAGCGAACCCAGATCACTCTTGTCGATTACAATCGGGCAGGCACGCCGCTAGTTGAAATCGTGACAGAGCCTGACTTTGACAGCCCAAGGCAGGTCAGAATATTCCTAAACATCCTGTCGGATTTGCTTGAAAACCTCGGCGTTTCTGACCCGTCACTTGAGGGCGCAATGCGCGCAGACGCAAACGTATCAATCGAGGGGGGATTGCGAGTAGAGGTCAAAAACATAGGCTCGTTCCATGATTTGGAAAAATCAATCCACTTTGAGCTGACAAGACAGCAGAGCCTTGCAGAAAGAGGGATAGCGATTGCCCAAGAGACAAGGCACTGGGACGACAAGCGAAAAATCACCATCTCGTCAAGATCAAAAGAAGAGGACGAGGACTACAGGTACATCCTTGAGGGAGACATCCCATGGGTGATCATGGATTCAGAGTCGATTGAAAAATGGAAAAAAAACATGCCAGAAAGCATCAGCTCAAAAAAAGAGCGCTACATCACAAAGCATTCCATACCGGCACAGGTGGCAGACGTGTTGTCATCAGACAAGTATTATTCTGATTTATTTGAGCAGGCCCACACAGAATCAAACGCAAAGGAAATTGCAAACATGATAACGACAGACCTGATGGGTTTGGTAGACACCCGGGAGAAAAGAGAGCAAAGCAAGCTTACGCCAAAGCACCTTGCGGATTTAATTGAGACAATAAACAGCGGCAAAATAACTCGCAGCTCTGCAAAAAACGCACTACAGGAAATAGTAAAGACCGGCAAGTCCGTATCGGAGATTGTTTCGCAGACGGGCCTTGCTAAAATATCAGACGAAGGAGAGCTTGCAAAAATAATATCTGACGTGATGACCCAGGAGTCGGCTGCAGTGCAGCAAGCAAGGGAAAACCCGCAGACAATCAACTATTTGGTCGGAAAGGTGATGCAAAAGACAAAGGGAACTGCAGATCCAACCCTGACACTAAAAATCCTCAAAGAAAGAATTTCATCGTAA
- the aspS gene encoding aspartate--tRNA(Asn) ligase, which produces MIGTDLEKWRRTHYSNQLSPALADSDVTIMGWVLSVRGHGNISFMMLKDKEGEIQVLAKAGSCPDEIREKISHLKAHSSIGIIGTIKPSEKAPRGIEIIPKELKVFSEVEKIAPFEPYAKTVKNIDTRLEVRPIDLKRKSLQHVFKARSLVLKSIRDYFYDNGFLEINTPKMIATATEGGAALFPIFYYNKEAFLAQSPQLYKEQLTMSFEKVFEIAPIFRAEPSRTNRHLSEAISIDMEEAYIDYTDVMKRIEQLIKIAIKTVQDYAKENPESEFVVPEMPSAIPQYTYSELVEKMQKAGAKTEWGDDLYPSNLKKIGLGGFYFIKDWPTGPKPFYVKISKQDPKVSESFDLMFGDLELSSGSTRVEKRSELEERMKNKGLKTDAFEYHLRAFDYGVPPHAGCGIGLERLIMSLTGTENIRDTTFYPRDVDRLTP; this is translated from the coding sequence ATGATAGGAACAGATCTTGAAAAATGGCGCAGAACTCATTATTCTAATCAGTTATCGCCAGCACTGGCAGATTCAGACGTCACCATAATGGGATGGGTTCTAAGCGTCAGGGGACACGGCAACATTTCGTTTATGATGCTAAAGGACAAGGAAGGCGAAATCCAAGTTCTTGCAAAGGCAGGAAGCTGCCCAGATGAGATTCGCGAAAAAATATCGCACCTCAAGGCACACTCGTCAATTGGCATAATTGGCACGATAAAGCCGTCAGAAAAGGCACCGCGTGGAATCGAGATAATCCCAAAAGAACTCAAGGTGTTCTCAGAGGTAGAAAAAATAGCGCCCTTTGAGCCATATGCAAAGACTGTCAAAAACATAGACACCAGGCTGGAAGTCAGGCCGATTGACCTTAAGCGAAAATCACTCCAGCACGTATTCAAGGCAAGAAGTCTTGTCCTAAAATCAATCAGGGATTATTTTTACGATAACGGGTTTTTGGAAATCAACACGCCAAAAATGATTGCAACTGCAACGGAGGGAGGAGCTGCACTGTTTCCAATATTTTACTACAACAAGGAGGCGTTCTTGGCCCAGTCGCCCCAGTTGTACAAAGAACAGCTAACGATGAGCTTTGAAAAGGTATTTGAAATTGCGCCGATATTTCGAGCAGAACCATCAAGGACAAACAGGCACCTGTCTGAGGCAATCTCCATAGACATGGAAGAGGCATACATCGACTACACTGACGTGATGAAAAGAATTGAGCAGTTGATAAAAATTGCAATCAAGACAGTTCAAGATTATGCAAAAGAAAATCCAGAGTCAGAGTTTGTGGTTCCGGAGATGCCAAGTGCCATTCCACAGTACACATATTCAGAACTTGTTGAAAAAATGCAAAAGGCAGGGGCAAAAACAGAGTGGGGTGACGACCTGTACCCGTCAAACCTGAAAAAAATCGGACTGGGTGGATTTTACTTTATCAAGGACTGGCCGACAGGGCCAAAGCCATTCTATGTAAAAATCAGCAAGCAAGACCCCAAGGTTTCAGAGTCGTTTGATCTGATGTTTGGAGACTTGGAATTGTCATCAGGCAGCACGAGGGTTGAAAAACGCTCAGAGCTAGAGGAGAGGATGAAAAACAAGGGACTAAAAACGGACGCCTTTGAGTACCATTTGAGGGCATTTGATTACGGGGTTCCCCCACACGCGGGATGCGGAATCGGCCTTGAGAGGCTGATAATGTCACTAACAGGCACCGAAAACATAAGAGATACTACATTTTATCCAAGAGACGTAGACAGGCTTACGCCCTAG
- a CDS encoding ornithine cyclodeaminase — translation MKFSAEVEVKGHLIDSMILTKIFDVVMDMGGEFEVLEMQVGKKKKDPSYAKLQIQGKTKDHLEKLLEQVYRAGAISTIGKAVVLKAAPKDRVMPDNFYSTTNNATQIFLGGKWIDVENTMMDKCILVKGGKAMCIPIRDVKKGDKIVVGETGVKITPPERPRDGANVFEFMGSSSSSERPTQHIAKKVAQDIFKTKKAGGKIIIVGGPAIVHTGAADSVAELIRMGYVDGLLAGNALAVHDVEYATLGTSLGMNVHDGSLAVKGHRNHMEAINSVFKSGSIANMVKTKKLTRGIMYECVKRKIPFVLAGSIRDDGPLPDVITDMAVAQKKYKEVLKGAKMVIMISTMLHSIATGNMLPANVKVVVVDINQPTVTKLMDRGTWQALGIVSDVGAFLPLVAQELKHLKH, via the coding sequence ATGAAGTTTTCAGCCGAAGTTGAGGTAAAGGGACACCTGATTGATTCTATGATACTTACCAAGATATTTGACGTTGTAATGGACATGGGCGGCGAATTTGAGGTCCTCGAAATGCAGGTTGGCAAGAAGAAAAAGGATCCAAGCTATGCCAAACTGCAAATCCAGGGAAAGACAAAAGACCACCTTGAAAAACTACTCGAGCAGGTTTACCGGGCTGGCGCCATATCCACCATAGGAAAGGCAGTTGTGCTCAAGGCAGCGCCAAAAGACAGGGTGATGCCAGATAACTTTTACAGCACGACAAATAACGCGACGCAGATCTTCCTTGGCGGAAAATGGATAGACGTGGAAAACACCATGATGGACAAGTGCATTCTAGTAAAAGGAGGAAAGGCAATGTGCATTCCAATTAGAGATGTAAAAAAAGGCGACAAGATAGTTGTCGGAGAAACAGGTGTAAAGATAACACCTCCTGAACGTCCGCGTGACGGTGCCAACGTCTTTGAATTCATGGGTAGCAGTAGCTCAAGTGAGAGGCCGACGCAGCACATTGCAAAAAAGGTGGCTCAGGATATTTTCAAGACAAAAAAGGCCGGCGGAAAAATAATAATTGTCGGAGGGCCGGCAATAGTCCACACCGGGGCAGCTGACTCTGTTGCAGAATTAATCCGAATGGGATACGTTGATGGGCTTTTGGCAGGAAACGCACTTGCAGTTCACGATGTGGAATATGCAACACTTGGAACGTCTCTTGGCATGAACGTCCATGATGGCTCGCTTGCAGTCAAGGGACACAGAAATCACATGGAGGCAATCAACTCCGTCTTCAAGTCTGGCTCCATTGCAAACATGGTAAAAACAAAAAAACTCACAAGAGGAATAATGTACGAGTGCGTAAAGCGAAAAATCCCATTTGTCCTGGCAGGCTCCATCCGAGATGATGGCCCACTCCCAGATGTCATAACTGACATGGCAGTTGCGCAGAAAAAATACAAAGAGGTGCTAAAGGGGGCAAAAATGGTCATCATGATATCGACAATGCTTCACTCAATAGCTACAGGAAACATGCTTCCGGCAAATGTCAAAGTGGTTGTAGTTGACATCAACCAGCCGACTGTAACCAAACTAATGGACAGGGGCACGTGGCAGGCACTTGGAATTGTATCTGATGTCGGTGCGTTTTTGCCACTAGTTGCGCAGGAACTAAAGCACCTCAAGCACTAA
- a CDS encoding acetate--CoA ligase yields the protein MSDFIFKPTKDQIEKSNIIRFMKKHGIASFADLAKKSKADSNWFWNAVNDDIGIVWDKKYTIVSDFSKGKQWPKWFTDGKTNIANSTVEKFAEKTPNKIAYCFVSEDGTEKVITYSQLEIQVSKLANALKSLDVEKGDVVAIYMPMIFEAIVAILACAKIGAVQTVIFSGYSTESLKIRLQDCNAKVLFVSDGFARKGNPVSQKKTLPESIQDTKIEKLIVVPYKRVDRYDFSDSVLDYAKLVEDQPDSYKPESMDSEDPLFILYTSGTTGRPKGVIHTHGGFSVFAGHQASYLIDMKPDDILFWPADMGWITGQTWNVYGLLEIGATAIIYDGAIDWPTSDKLWKMLEKYEVTIFGISPTAVRIFRKLGLEPRKQFNLDHIRIIPTTGEPIDEESWWWLYEKIGNKKVPIMNLAGGTEIGGAMLSVLPGMKLKPTTVGIPCPGFDLDVIDETKKSVRNKKGFLIIKSPWPTMTRGLLNDPERYIQSYWSQYKDVWFHGDYVMVDDDGLWYMYGRVDDVINVSGHRLSTVEIEQAVITHKKIADAAAISIPDEITGNAIALFVVLKDKADQKTIRSEIEEFISEKIGKIAKPKTVLVISDMPKTRTGKVMRRLLRAKLLGEDIGDTSALENPHVLDEIKRI from the coding sequence GTGAGTGATTTTATTTTTAAACCAACCAAGGATCAGATTGAAAAATCAAACATCATCAGATTCATGAAAAAGCACGGCATCGCGTCATTTGCAGACCTTGCCAAAAAATCAAAGGCTGACTCCAACTGGTTCTGGAATGCAGTAAATGACGACATCGGGATAGTGTGGGATAAAAAATATACAATAGTTTCCGACTTTTCAAAAGGCAAGCAGTGGCCCAAATGGTTTACCGACGGAAAGACAAACATCGCAAACTCGACTGTGGAAAAATTTGCAGAAAAAACGCCAAACAAAATCGCATACTGCTTTGTGTCTGAGGACGGCACGGAAAAAGTAATCACATATTCGCAGCTTGAAATTCAGGTAAGCAAGCTGGCAAACGCCCTAAAATCACTAGACGTGGAAAAAGGAGACGTTGTTGCAATATACATGCCGATGATTTTTGAAGCAATAGTTGCCATTTTGGCATGTGCAAAAATTGGCGCAGTCCAGACGGTGATTTTTTCTGGATACAGCACAGAGTCCCTAAAAATCAGGCTGCAGGACTGCAACGCCAAAGTCCTTTTTGTCTCAGACGGGTTTGCAAGAAAGGGAAATCCGGTGTCGCAAAAAAAGACGCTGCCAGAATCCATACAGGACACAAAAATTGAAAAACTAATCGTGGTGCCATACAAGAGAGTAGACAGATACGATTTTTCAGACTCGGTTTTAGATTATGCAAAACTGGTAGAAGACCAGCCGGACTCGTACAAGCCAGAGTCAATGGATTCTGAGGACCCGCTGTTTATTTTGTATACTTCGGGCACGACAGGCAGGCCAAAGGGGGTAATTCACACGCATGGAGGCTTTTCAGTGTTTGCCGGCCATCAGGCATCATATTTGATAGATATGAAGCCAGACGACATTTTGTTTTGGCCTGCAGACATGGGCTGGATAACAGGCCAGACATGGAACGTTTACGGCCTTTTGGAAATTGGGGCAACTGCGATAATATATGACGGGGCAATCGACTGGCCGACTTCTGACAAGCTATGGAAAATGCTTGAAAAGTACGAGGTAACAATTTTTGGGATATCGCCAACAGCGGTTCGAATATTTAGAAAACTTGGACTAGAACCAAGAAAGCAGTTCAACCTAGACCACATAAGGATAATTCCAACAACTGGTGAGCCAATCGACGAAGAATCGTGGTGGTGGCTTTATGAGAAAATCGGAAACAAAAAAGTTCCAATTATGAACTTGGCAGGAGGGACAGAAATTGGCGGTGCAATGCTATCGGTGCTTCCAGGCATGAAGCTAAAGCCAACCACGGTCGGCATACCGTGTCCGGGATTTGATCTTGATGTGATTGATGAAACGAAAAAATCAGTCAGGAACAAAAAAGGATTCCTGATCATAAAGTCCCCCTGGCCCACCATGACAAGGGGCTTGCTCAATGATCCTGAAAGATACATCCAGAGCTACTGGAGCCAATACAAGGACGTGTGGTTTCACGGGGATTACGTTATGGTTGATGACGACGGATTATGGTACATGTACGGGAGAGTGGATGATGTCATCAATGTCTCTGGGCACAGACTAAGTACGGTTGAAATCGAACAGGCAGTGATAACCCATAAAAAAATTGCAGATGCTGCAGCAATCTCAATTCCAGACGAGATAACAGGAAATGCAATTGCACTCTTTGTAGTGCTAAAGGACAAGGCTGATCAAAAGACCATCCGGTCTGAAATTGAAGAATTCATCTCTGAAAAAATAGGCAAGATTGCCAAGCCAAAAACAGTCCTTGTCATATCAGACATGCCAAAGACTAGAACGGGCAAGGTGATGCGGCGCCTGCTCAGGGCAAAGCTGCTTGGCGAAGACATTGGCGATACGTCTGCGCTTGAAAACCCGCACGTTCTAGACGAGATAAAGCGGATTTAG